In Microbacterium foliorum, the following proteins share a genomic window:
- the fdxA gene encoding ferredoxin yields the protein MTYVIALPCVDVKDRACIDECPVDCIYEGERSLYIHPDECVDCGACEPVCPVEAIYYEDDLPEEWQDYYKANVEFFDELGSPGGAAKLGIIERDHPIISALPPQEAPE from the coding sequence ATGACCTATGTGATCGCCCTTCCCTGCGTCGATGTCAAGGATCGTGCGTGCATCGACGAGTGCCCTGTTGACTGCATCTATGAGGGCGAGCGCTCGCTGTACATCCACCCCGACGAATGCGTCGACTGCGGTGCGTGCGAACCCGTCTGCCCCGTCGAGGCGATCTACTACGAAGACGACTTGCCGGAAGAATGGCAGGACTACTACAAGGCCAACGTCGAGTTCTTCGACGAACTGGGATCCCCCGGTGGCGCCGCGAAGCTCGGCATCATCGAGCGCGACCACCCGATCATCTCCGCACTTCCGCCCCAGGAGGCACCCGAATGA
- the nhaA gene encoding Na+/H+ antiporter NhaA translates to MSISSTRSRLRLAPHELWRGIRNNARSDVLGGSLLLAATVAALILANTSAVSWYESVRDFTFGIPELHLDLSVGAWAADGLLAIFFFVVGLELKEEFVTGRLRDPRQAALPIAAAVGGVIVPAVIFAVINAGDGDALRGWAIPTATDIAFAVAVIAVVGKFLPPALRVFLLTLAIIDDLIAITIIATFYTDTISFPWLTLALLPLAGFAFLVQKGVRAWWILLPLAVAVWVCIHAAGIHATVAGVLLGFVVPVVPTERARVPRGVDAEGEPVYDGLAPHFADRWGVVATLFAVPVFAFFAAGVTIGGVEGLRSALTDPIAIGIIVGLVLGKPIGILATTFLLSRVPALRLDETLRWPDLTGMAFIAGIGFTVSLLVGELAYGSSSVADEHVKIGVLLGSLIAAVIGGGILAQRNAAARRTRLEV, encoded by the coding sequence GTGTCCATTTCTTCCACCCGTTCCCGTCTCCGTCTGGCTCCGCATGAGCTGTGGCGCGGCATCCGCAACAACGCCCGCAGCGACGTCCTCGGCGGTTCGCTCCTGCTCGCCGCAACCGTCGCTGCGCTGATCCTCGCCAACACGTCCGCGGTGTCGTGGTACGAGTCCGTGCGCGACTTCACCTTCGGCATCCCCGAACTGCACCTCGACCTCAGTGTCGGCGCCTGGGCGGCCGACGGTCTGCTGGCGATCTTCTTCTTCGTCGTCGGACTCGAGCTGAAGGAGGAGTTCGTCACCGGGCGCCTGCGAGACCCTCGTCAGGCAGCGCTGCCGATCGCCGCCGCCGTCGGCGGGGTGATCGTCCCGGCGGTCATCTTCGCCGTGATCAACGCCGGCGACGGTGACGCCCTGCGCGGCTGGGCGATCCCGACCGCGACGGACATCGCCTTCGCCGTGGCCGTGATCGCCGTGGTCGGCAAGTTCCTGCCGCCGGCACTGCGCGTCTTCCTGCTGACGCTCGCGATCATCGACGATCTGATCGCGATCACGATCATCGCGACGTTCTACACCGACACGATCAGCTTCCCGTGGCTCACGCTCGCGCTGCTTCCGCTCGCCGGATTCGCCTTCCTCGTGCAGAAGGGCGTCCGTGCGTGGTGGATCCTCCTGCCCCTCGCCGTCGCGGTGTGGGTCTGCATCCACGCCGCAGGAATTCATGCGACCGTCGCCGGCGTGCTGCTGGGCTTCGTCGTGCCCGTCGTGCCCACCGAGCGTGCACGTGTGCCCCGGGGAGTGGATGCCGAGGGCGAGCCGGTGTACGACGGCCTCGCCCCGCACTTCGCCGATCGCTGGGGAGTGGTCGCGACGCTGTTCGCCGTGCCGGTCTTCGCCTTCTTCGCGGCCGGAGTCACGATCGGCGGCGTCGAGGGACTGCGGTCGGCGCTCACCGACCCGATCGCGATCGGAATCATCGTCGGACTCGTCCTGGGCAAGCCGATAGGCATCCTCGCGACCACCTTCCTGCTCAGCCGCGTGCCGGCGCTGCGTCTCGACGAGACGCTGCGCTGGCCCGACCTGACGGGCATGGCCTTCATCGCGGGAATCGGATTCACGGTCTCGCTGCTCGTCGGCGAACTCGCCTACGGGTCGAGCTCGGTCGCCGACGAGCACGTCAAGATCGGCGTCCTGCTCGGCTCGCTCATCGCAGCGGTCATCGGCGGCGGCATCCTCGCCCAGCGGAACGCCGCAGCACGACGGACGCGACTCGAGGTCTGA
- a CDS encoding alanine/glycine:cation symporter family protein, with protein sequence MDALNDFVLSAGDGLWTWVVLPILVVLGLYFTARSGVVQFRMIPEMFRTLTDRTPRKENGEPQSVSAFQAFTISAASRVGVGNIAGVGTAIAIGGPGAIFWMWTMAFIGGASSFIESTLGQAFKVRDKDGFRGGPAYYMQHGLKARWMGILFAVILIICFPFAFSSLQANTISATISSSFGGEIGWIPWVIGAVLAVLTALVVFGGIRRIASVTQAVVPAMALGYLLLGLVIVGMNFERLPEVFASIYTQAFGFNEVVGAALGTIIMTGVKRGMFSNEAGLGSAPNAGASAAVTHPVKQGLVQTLGVYFDTFLVCSITAFIILVSTPDLANATRGIGLTQNAIVGNLGEWSNVLLSIIIFLLAFSSILGNYYYGESNIEFISSKPSVLTAYRVLVVVIIFLGSIASADIIWNTADGIMGLMAVVNLVAIALLSGIAFKLLRDYSDQRRAGLDPVFTRARMPEVTGIQCWEDELSVTGPIPVQGEQRSRRG encoded by the coding sequence ATGGACGCGCTCAACGACTTCGTGCTCTCCGCCGGCGACGGACTCTGGACGTGGGTGGTGCTGCCGATCCTCGTGGTCCTCGGCCTCTACTTCACCGCGAGATCAGGCGTCGTGCAGTTCCGGATGATCCCCGAGATGTTCCGCACTCTCACTGATCGCACCCCGCGCAAGGAGAACGGCGAGCCGCAGTCCGTCTCGGCGTTCCAGGCGTTCACCATCTCAGCGGCGTCTCGCGTCGGCGTGGGCAACATCGCAGGCGTCGGCACCGCGATCGCCATCGGCGGCCCGGGCGCGATCTTCTGGATGTGGACCATGGCGTTCATCGGCGGAGCATCGAGCTTCATCGAGTCGACGCTCGGCCAGGCGTTCAAGGTGCGTGACAAGGACGGCTTCCGCGGCGGTCCCGCGTACTACATGCAGCACGGCCTCAAGGCCCGGTGGATGGGCATCCTGTTCGCGGTGATCCTGATCATCTGCTTCCCGTTCGCGTTCAGCTCCCTGCAGGCGAACACGATCAGTGCGACCATCTCATCGAGCTTCGGCGGCGAGATCGGGTGGATCCCTTGGGTCATCGGCGCCGTGCTCGCGGTGCTGACCGCCCTCGTCGTCTTCGGCGGCATCCGTCGCATCGCCAGCGTCACGCAGGCTGTCGTGCCGGCGATGGCACTGGGCTACCTGCTGCTCGGCCTCGTGATCGTCGGCATGAACTTCGAGCGCCTCCCCGAGGTCTTCGCCTCGATCTACACCCAGGCGTTCGGATTCAACGAGGTCGTCGGCGCCGCGCTCGGAACCATCATCATGACGGGCGTCAAGCGCGGCATGTTCTCGAATGAGGCCGGACTCGGTTCCGCCCCGAATGCCGGAGCCAGCGCGGCCGTGACGCACCCGGTGAAGCAGGGACTCGTGCAGACGCTCGGCGTCTACTTCGACACGTTCCTCGTGTGCTCGATCACCGCGTTCATCATCCTCGTCTCGACGCCGGACCTCGCGAACGCGACCCGGGGAATCGGCCTCACTCAGAACGCGATCGTCGGCAACCTCGGCGAGTGGTCGAACGTGCTCCTGAGCATCATCATCTTCCTGCTGGCGTTCAGCTCGATCCTCGGCAACTACTACTACGGCGAATCGAACATCGAGTTCATCAGCAGCAAGCCCTCGGTCCTCACCGCCTACCGCGTGCTCGTCGTCGTGATCATCTTCCTCGGCTCGATCGCCTCGGCGGACATCATCTGGAACACAGCCGACGGCATCATGGGGCTGATGGCGGTCGTCAACCTCGTCGCGATCGCACTGCTGTCGGGAATCGCGTTCAAGCTGCTGCGCGACTACTCCGATCAGCGCCGCGCTGGACTCGACCCCGTTTTCACGAGGGCGCGCATGCCGGAGGTCACGGGGATCCAGTGCTGGGAGGACGAGCTGAGCGTCACCGGCCCGATCCCGGTGCAGGGCGAGCAGCGCTCGCGCCGCGGCTGA
- a CDS encoding LacI family DNA-binding transcriptional regulator, whose product MASIDEVARLAGVSTATVSRALSGRGHVSESARQRVQEAASALGYVVSSRASSLASGRTRNIGVVVPFLDRWFFSTVLSGVSSALMREGYDITLYNITADKDVRRHVFDTFLRRQRVDAVIAVSIELDADETQHLLDLGLPVIAIGGPNPKLDTLTVDDVAVAQLATEHLIGLGHHDIAHIGANPEFDIDFHIPTNRRLGFEKALAKAGIPLNPAFLEPADFTVEGGYRAAKQLLGRPGPRPTAVFAASDEMAIGAILAARDLGFAVPDDLSIVGIDGHELGEFFRLSTVDQFPLGQGERAADAVLAKLADGEATGIPAELPYELNVRGTTARLV is encoded by the coding sequence ATGGCGAGCATCGATGAGGTCGCCCGGCTCGCCGGCGTCTCGACCGCGACGGTCTCGCGCGCACTGAGCGGCCGGGGCCACGTGTCCGAGTCGGCCCGCCAGCGCGTGCAGGAGGCGGCTTCGGCGCTCGGCTACGTGGTGTCGTCTCGCGCCTCGAGCCTGGCATCGGGTCGCACCCGCAACATCGGCGTGGTGGTGCCGTTTCTCGACCGCTGGTTCTTCAGCACGGTGCTGTCGGGGGTGTCGTCCGCGCTGATGCGCGAGGGCTACGACATCACCCTCTACAACATCACCGCCGACAAGGATGTGCGCCGCCACGTGTTCGACACGTTCCTGCGGCGGCAGCGGGTCGACGCCGTGATCGCGGTGTCGATCGAGCTCGACGCAGACGAGACGCAGCACCTGCTCGACCTCGGCCTGCCGGTGATCGCGATCGGCGGCCCCAACCCCAAGCTCGACACGCTCACCGTCGATGACGTCGCCGTCGCACAGCTCGCCACCGAGCACCTGATCGGTCTCGGGCACCACGACATCGCCCACATCGGCGCGAACCCCGAGTTCGACATCGACTTCCACATCCCGACGAATCGTCGTCTCGGGTTCGAGAAGGCGCTGGCGAAGGCCGGCATCCCCCTCAACCCCGCTTTCCTCGAACCCGCCGACTTCACCGTCGAGGGCGGATACCGCGCGGCGAAGCAGCTGCTCGGACGCCCGGGGCCCCGGCCCACCGCCGTGTTCGCGGCATCCGATGAGATGGCGATCGGTGCGATCCTCGCCGCCCGCGACCTCGGCTTCGCGGTGCCGGACGACCTCTCCATCGTCGGCATCGACGGCCATGAGCTCGGCGAGTTCTTCCGCCTCAGCACCGTCGACCAGTTCCCTCTCGGCCAGGGTGAGCGTGCAGCGGATGCCGTGCTCGCCAAGCTCGCCGACGGAGAGGCCACGGGGATACCCGCCGAACTCCCCTACGAGCTGAACGTCCGCGGGACGACTGCGCGACTCGTCTAG
- a CDS encoding potassium channel family protein translates to MSKFLSFRQDARRIAEADSVAVIGLGRFGTSLALELMASGTEVLGIDADEDLVQSLNGELTQVVRADSTRIDVLEQLAIGEFDRVVVAIGSDVTASILTASLLLTMKVPVIWAKAVDERHGAVLEQLGVHRVIYPEKDMGRRVAHLVRGAAADYLEIDRGYAVVKTVAPAHLQGITLTDGAVRSTYGVTIAAYRTTHGEWRNAEATTVLGDGDIVLVVGPTREVERFAQLR, encoded by the coding sequence GTGTCCAAGTTCCTCTCCTTCAGACAGGATGCCCGGCGGATCGCCGAGGCCGACTCCGTGGCCGTCATCGGCCTGGGCCGATTCGGCACGTCGCTCGCTCTCGAGCTGATGGCGTCGGGCACCGAAGTGCTCGGGATCGACGCCGACGAAGATCTGGTGCAATCGCTCAACGGTGAGCTCACGCAGGTGGTGCGTGCCGACTCGACGCGCATCGACGTGCTCGAGCAGCTGGCGATCGGCGAGTTCGACCGGGTCGTCGTCGCGATCGGCAGCGACGTCACCGCATCGATCCTCACCGCCTCGCTGCTGCTGACCATGAAGGTGCCCGTGATCTGGGCGAAAGCCGTCGACGAACGACACGGCGCCGTGCTCGAGCAGCTCGGTGTGCACCGCGTCATCTATCCCGAGAAGGACATGGGGCGCCGCGTCGCACACCTCGTGCGCGGCGCCGCAGCCGACTACCTCGAGATCGATCGTGGCTATGCCGTGGTGAAGACGGTCGCGCCCGCGCATCTGCAGGGCATCACCCTCACGGACGGCGCGGTGCGCTCGACCTACGGCGTCACGATCGCGGCGTACCGCACGACGCACGGCGAGTGGCGCAACGCCGAGGCGACCACGGTGCTGGGCGACGGCGACATCGTGCTCGTGGTCGGACCCACGCGCGAGGTCGAGAGGTTCGCCCAGCTGCGCTGA
- a CDS encoding superoxide dismutase, translating into MTSAYTLPELPYDYSALAPHISGKIMELHHSKHHQAYVTGANTALEQLAAARDSGDFAAVNKLEKDLAFNLGGHINHSVFWENLSPDGGGNPEGELEAALTDAFGSIDAFRAHFTATALGVQGSGWAVLAWDSVGARPVIFQLFDQQGNAPLGVTPLLQLDVWEHAYYLDYLNVRADYVKAFWELVNWSDVQRRFQAVQEKTAGLIVAR; encoded by the coding sequence ATGACCTCTGCGTACACCCTCCCCGAGCTGCCGTACGACTACTCGGCTCTCGCCCCGCACATCTCGGGCAAGATCATGGAGCTGCACCACTCGAAGCACCACCAGGCCTACGTGACCGGCGCCAACACCGCCCTCGAGCAGCTGGCTGCGGCCCGCGACTCGGGCGACTTCGCCGCGGTGAACAAGCTCGAGAAGGACCTCGCCTTCAACCTGGGTGGTCACATCAACCACTCGGTGTTCTGGGAGAACCTCTCGCCCGACGGCGGCGGCAACCCCGAGGGTGAGCTCGAGGCGGCGCTGACCGACGCGTTCGGCTCGATCGACGCCTTCCGCGCCCACTTCACGGCGACCGCGCTCGGCGTGCAGGGCTCGGGCTGGGCCGTGCTCGCGTGGGACAGCGTCGGCGCTCGTCCGGTCATCTTCCAGCTCTTCGACCAGCAGGGCAACGCGCCGCTCGGCGTCACCCCGCTGCTGCAGCTCGATGTCTGGGAGCACGCCTACTACCTCGACTACCTCAACGTGCGGGCCGACTACGTCAAGGCGTTCTGGGAGCTCGTCAACTGGTCTGACGTGCAGCGCCGCTTCCAGGCGGTGCAGGAGAAGACCGCCGGGCTCATCGTCGCCCGCTGA
- a CDS encoding ArsR/SmtB family transcription factor: MTLPVTIQQTSCCAPGAAAALPVAEAERIARLFKALGDPTRIRLLSLISSAEGGEACICDLTDPVGLSQGTVSHHMKLLSDAGLVTREQRGKWAYFSLADGALDAAGEALRQV, encoded by the coding sequence ATGACGCTTCCGGTGACCATCCAGCAGACTTCGTGCTGCGCACCGGGTGCTGCAGCCGCCCTGCCCGTCGCCGAGGCCGAGCGCATCGCGCGCCTGTTCAAAGCTCTCGGGGATCCGACGCGCATCCGCCTGCTGTCACTCATCTCGTCTGCAGAGGGCGGCGAGGCTTGCATCTGCGATCTCACCGATCCGGTCGGCCTGTCGCAGGGCACCGTCTCGCACCACATGAAGCTCCTGTCCGACGCCGGCCTCGTCACTCGCGAGCAGCGCGGCAAGTGGGCGTACTTCTCCCTCGCCGATGGCGCGCTCGACGCGGCGGGCGAGGCGCTGCGACAGGTCTGA
- a CDS encoding TrkH family potassium uptake protein, which produces MTLLRRAAGRRRSLAPAQVIAAGFGAVIIAGTLLLMLPLSSSDGTWTPPIDALFTATSAVCVTGLVVVDTAVFWSPFGKVVILALIQLGGLGIMLFAALVGLVLARRLSVRSRMLASTETKTPGAGSMKRIATGILVTTLVIEVIVAILLFVRFLTGYGYDPARAAWHAVFHAVSAFNNAGFALYTDSLMGFVGDPWVCLPICAAIILGGLGFPVLRQLRREFRRPLHWTMNTRIVLSATIALLVIGTAYVLLFEWDNPGTLGALSPGDRILAGFFHSVQARTAGFNSVDITQMHDETWLGTDVLMFIGGGPAGTAGGIKVTTFAVLFFIMWTELRGGAAVNIFGKRLSRAVHREAITVVIVALGAVMAGVIAILAMTDFDLDRVLFEVVSAFGTVGLSAGITADLPPAAHLILVALMFLGRLGPLTLGSALALRERPTAYDLPKERPAIG; this is translated from the coding sequence GTGACCCTGCTCCGTCGCGCCGCCGGTCGGCGTCGTAGCCTCGCCCCCGCCCAGGTCATCGCCGCCGGGTTCGGAGCGGTGATCATCGCGGGGACGCTGCTGCTCATGCTGCCGCTCTCGTCGAGCGACGGCACCTGGACGCCGCCGATCGACGCCCTGTTCACCGCGACCTCCGCCGTCTGCGTGACGGGGCTCGTGGTCGTCGACACCGCGGTCTTCTGGAGCCCCTTCGGCAAGGTCGTGATCCTGGCGCTGATCCAGCTGGGCGGCTTGGGCATCATGCTCTTCGCGGCGCTCGTCGGCCTCGTGCTCGCGCGACGCCTCTCGGTGCGATCACGGATGCTTGCGAGCACCGAGACGAAGACGCCCGGCGCGGGGAGCATGAAGCGCATCGCCACCGGCATCCTCGTCACCACCCTCGTGATCGAGGTGATCGTCGCGATCCTGCTGTTCGTGCGATTCCTCACGGGCTATGGCTACGACCCCGCGCGTGCGGCGTGGCATGCCGTGTTCCATGCCGTCTCCGCCTTCAACAACGCGGGATTCGCCCTCTACACAGACAGCCTGATGGGCTTCGTCGGCGACCCTTGGGTGTGTCTGCCGATCTGCGCGGCGATCATCCTCGGCGGCCTCGGCTTCCCGGTGCTCCGACAGCTGCGACGCGAGTTCCGCCGCCCGCTGCACTGGACGATGAACACCCGCATCGTGCTCTCGGCGACGATCGCGCTGCTCGTGATCGGCACCGCGTACGTGCTGCTGTTCGAGTGGGACAACCCGGGAACCCTCGGCGCTCTCTCGCCCGGTGACCGCATCCTCGCCGGGTTCTTCCACTCCGTGCAGGCGCGCACGGCCGGCTTCAACTCCGTCGACATCACTCAGATGCACGACGAGACCTGGCTGGGAACCGACGTGCTGATGTTCATCGGCGGCGGGCCGGCGGGCACGGCGGGCGGCATCAAGGTCACCACCTTCGCGGTGCTCTTCTTCATCATGTGGACGGAGCTGCGCGGCGGTGCGGCGGTGAACATCTTCGGAAAGCGGCTCTCGCGCGCCGTGCACCGTGAGGCGATCACCGTCGTGATCGTCGCACTCGGCGCGGTCATGGCCGGGGTCATCGCGATCCTGGCGATGACCGACTTCGATCTCGACCGCGTGCTGTTCGAGGTGGTGTCGGCCTTCGGCACCGTCGGCCTCTCGGCGGGGATCACGGCAGATCTACCGCCGGCCGCACACCTGATCCTCGTCGCACTCATGTTCCTCGGCAGGCTCGGACCCCTGACACTGGGCTCTGCTCTGGCCTTGCGCGAAAGACCCACCGCCTACGATCTTCCTAAAGAGCGCCCCGCGATCGGCTGA
- a CDS encoding flavin reductase family protein has protein sequence MSSQQHPAAPVPSEVGEGLKAAFRAHPAGVAIITASTPAGPVGLTASSVASVAVDPAAIVFSVTRATGSAGAILGADTFVVHLIDDEHSALAQSFAVSGADRFTPDQGWSNLPTGEPYLPGARVAMRAHPMTTVAVGSSTVVIAEVDEVLLGQPGRPLVYLDRRFHSLPNDQNSHDQN, from the coding sequence ATGAGCAGTCAGCAGCACCCCGCAGCACCGGTCCCCTCCGAGGTCGGTGAAGGACTCAAGGCCGCGTTCCGCGCGCATCCGGCGGGAGTCGCGATCATCACGGCGTCGACGCCCGCGGGCCCGGTCGGACTCACGGCATCCAGCGTCGCGTCCGTCGCGGTCGATCCCGCCGCGATCGTCTTCTCGGTGACCAGGGCGACCGGCAGCGCCGGGGCGATCCTCGGCGCCGACACCTTCGTCGTGCACCTGATCGACGACGAGCACTCCGCTCTGGCGCAGAGCTTCGCCGTGAGCGGCGCCGACCGCTTCACACCAGACCAGGGCTGGAGCAATCTGCCCACGGGTGAGCCGTATCTGCCCGGAGCGCGCGTGGCGATGCGAGCGCACCCGATGACGACTGTCGCGGTCGGCTCGTCGACCGTGGTGATCGCCGAGGTCGACGAGGTGCTCCTCGGGCAGCCCGGCCGCCCGCTCGTGTACCTCGACCGCCGATTCCACTCGCTGCCGAACGACCAGAACTCGCACGACCAGAACTGA
- a CDS encoding FAD-dependent oxidoreductase, which translates to MSELPVVVIGAGPQGLAAAAHLVERGEDVVVVERGREPATAVSEWGHVRLFSAWPELTDAAARRLLEPTGWSAPASGYPTGAEWVSDYLAPLAGALGGRIRYATTVTGVARQGRDKVVDAGRKSSPFVVHTVDVDGIESRILARSVVDASGTWGMPNPAGADGFPAVGERAASDLISYRIPADVSELAGEHVVVVGAGHSATHTVLRLSELARRAPGTRVTWLLRRGSAANVFGGGSGDELPERAALGSRARKVIDAGVVDLVTGFRVAEFRTEVDGMTIVAEDGRELAAVGRVFALTGFRPDTGILRELRIDLDTSLEAVAGIAAEIDPNIHSCGSVSATGARELAQPEPGLFIVGAKSYGRAPTFLALTGYEQVRSVAAQLAGDHEAAARKELALPDTGVCGGSGDFGEADAGSCCAAPTVIQIGRTPSTSPEPARSLTLETS; encoded by the coding sequence ATGTCTGAACTGCCCGTCGTCGTGATCGGAGCGGGGCCGCAGGGCCTTGCCGCAGCAGCACATCTGGTCGAACGCGGAGAAGACGTCGTGGTCGTCGAACGGGGACGCGAGCCTGCGACCGCCGTCTCCGAGTGGGGCCACGTGCGCCTGTTCTCGGCATGGCCCGAGCTGACAGACGCCGCCGCGCGTCGCCTGCTCGAGCCGACGGGGTGGAGCGCTCCTGCGTCGGGATACCCGACCGGGGCGGAGTGGGTGAGCGATTACCTGGCGCCGCTCGCGGGTGCCCTCGGAGGCCGCATCCGCTACGCGACGACCGTCACAGGAGTCGCCCGCCAGGGGCGCGACAAGGTCGTCGACGCAGGGCGCAAGAGTTCGCCGTTCGTCGTGCACACCGTCGACGTCGACGGAATCGAGTCCCGCATCCTCGCCCGTTCCGTCGTGGATGCGAGCGGCACGTGGGGCATGCCGAATCCGGCAGGCGCCGACGGCTTCCCTGCAGTCGGCGAACGGGCGGCATCCGACCTCATCTCGTACCGCATCCCGGCCGACGTGTCAGAGCTCGCCGGCGAGCACGTCGTCGTCGTGGGTGCCGGCCATTCGGCCACCCACACGGTGCTGCGCCTGAGCGAGCTGGCTCGCCGGGCACCGGGAACCCGCGTGACCTGGCTGCTTCGCCGCGGCAGCGCCGCGAACGTCTTCGGTGGCGGCAGCGGCGACGAGCTTCCGGAGCGCGCCGCGCTGGGATCTCGCGCACGCAAGGTCATCGACGCGGGCGTGGTCGACTTGGTCACGGGATTCCGCGTCGCGGAGTTCCGCACTGAGGTCGACGGCATGACGATCGTCGCCGAGGACGGCCGCGAGCTGGCGGCTGTCGGACGGGTGTTCGCGCTCACCGGCTTCCGGCCGGACACCGGCATCCTGCGGGAGCTGCGCATCGACCTCGACACCTCCCTCGAGGCCGTCGCCGGCATCGCCGCAGAGATCGACCCCAACATCCACTCGTGCGGCTCGGTGTCGGCGACCGGCGCACGCGAGCTCGCGCAGCCGGAGCCCGGGCTCTTCATCGTCGGTGCGAAGTCGTATGGCCGCGCGCCGACATTCCTCGCGTTGACGGGGTACGAGCAGGTGCGCAGCGTCGCCGCACAGCTGGCCGGAGATCACGAGGCCGCAGCACGCAAAGAGCTCGCCCTCCCCGACACCGGCGTCTGCGGTGGATCAGGCGACTTCGGTGAAGCGGATGCCGGAAGCTGCTGCGCCGCACCGACCGTGATCCAGATCGGCAGGACTCCGTCGACGTCGCCCGAACCCGCGCGCTCGCTTACCCTGGAGACATCATGA
- a CDS encoding arsenate reductase ArsC, whose product MTTTTKPSVLFVCVHNAGRSQMAAGFLREFAGDRIEVRSAGSMPADQINPIAVEAMGELGIDITAEQPKVLTTEAVQASDVVITMGCGDACPFFPGKRYEDWKLDDPAGQGIDSVRPIRDDIRQRIEALAGELLA is encoded by the coding sequence ATGACGACCACCACCAAGCCCTCCGTCCTCTTCGTGTGCGTGCACAACGCCGGACGCTCGCAGATGGCCGCGGGCTTCCTCCGCGAGTTCGCCGGCGACCGCATCGAGGTGCGCTCTGCCGGCTCCATGCCCGCCGACCAGATCAACCCGATCGCGGTCGAGGCGATGGGCGAGCTCGGCATCGACATCACCGCCGAGCAGCCCAAGGTGCTCACGACCGAAGCCGTGCAGGCATCCGATGTCGTGATCACGATGGGATGCGGCGACGCGTGCCCGTTCTTCCCCGGCAAGCGCTACGAGGACTGGAAGCTCGACGACCCGGCCGGCCAGGGTATCGACTCCGTGCGTCCGATCCGCGACGACATCCGTCAGCGCATCGAGGCCCTCGCGGGCGAGCTGCTGGCCTGA